Genomic segment of Mycolicibacterium psychrotolerans:
GGTGCACACCGGCTTCGGGGCGCGCGCCGGCATGACGATGCGTTCGGCCACCGCGCCCGACGTGGTGGCCGCGGGCGCGCTCAGGAAACTCGGTCGCGGCGTGACCGTGGTGCCCGGCGTGCAGGGCCGGTTGCTGACGCTCGCGCTGGCGCCGCTGCCCCGCCGGTTCCGCACCGCGATCCTGGGCCGCGTGGTCGCCGGCATGGCGGACACCGCCTCGCCGTGACGCAGAGGCGCGTGGCACTAGGCGTCCAGTAAATGAGACGTTTAGTATCTGTAACCACGCGCAACCCCTAACCGGGGTGCGCGTACGAGTTAGGGCACACTGACACGCGCGTCCAAGAACCGGCAGGGATACTTGCCACAACCGGTCGCGCCCACCAGTGCGCCTGCCGGGACAGCCCCACCGGACAGGTAGTTCGAGAGGACTTAGGAGAAGTTCGTGACGTACACGATTGCCGAGCCCTGCGTCGACGTCAAAGACAAGGCATGTATCGAGGAGTGCCCCGTCGACTGCATCTACGAGGGCGCACGCATGCTGTACATCCACCCGGACGAGTGCGTCGACTGCGGCGCCTGCGAGCCGGTGTGCCCTGTCGAGGCCATCTACTACGAAGACGATGTGCCGGACCAGTGGAGCAGCTACACCCAGATCAACGCGGATTTCTTCAGCGAACTCGGATCGCCCGGCGGCGCGTCGAAGGTCGGGCAGACCGACAACGACCCGCAGGTGATCAAGGACCTGCCTCCGCAGGGTGAGGACTGAGCGCGACGGCACGGCCTGAGTGGGCGCGCCGGCAACGGAGGTCAGCGGCGCTGCCGGTGTTCCCCTGGGACACCCTGGCCGACGTCACGACGGCTGCCCGAGCCCATCCCGACGGCCTCGTCGACCTGTCGGTCGGAACTCCGGTCGACCCGGTGGCGCCGGTGATCCGCGAGGCACTGGCCGCAGCCAGCGCCGCGCCCGGCTATCCCACGACCGCGGGCACGTCCGCGCTGCGCGAGGCCGCGGTCGCGGCGCTGGCCCGCCGGTACGGCGTCACCGGCCTCGCGCCCGGTGCAGTGCTTCCGGCGATCGGCACCAAGGAGCTGATCGCCTGGCTGCCGACGCTGCTCGGACTCGGCGCGGCGGACACGGTCGTCGTGCCCGAGCTGGCCTATCCCACCTACGAGGTGGGTGCGCTGCTCGCCGGCGCCGCCGTGGTCCGCGCCGATTCGCTGACCCAGCTCGGCCCGAGCGCGCCGGCGCTTCTGTACCTGAACTCGCCGAGCAACCCGACCGGCAAGGTCCTCGGTGTCGAGCACCTGCGCAAGGTGGTCGGCTGGGCCCGTGAGCGCGGCGTGCTCGTCGCCTCCGACGAGTGCTACCTGGGACTGGGCTGGGACACCGCGCCCCTGTCAGTGCTCCATCCCGACGTCTGCGACGGTGACCACACCGGGCTGCTGGCTCTGCACTCGCTGTCGAAGACGTCGTCGCTGGCCGGCTACCGGGCCGGGTTCGTCGCCGGGGACGCGGCGGTGGTCGCCGAGCTGCTGGCGGTGCGCAAGCACGCCGGCATGATGATGCCCACCCCGGTGCAGGCGGCGATGGTGGCCGCCCTGGACGACGACGAGCACGAGCGTGAGCAGCGCGCACGCTATGCGCGGCGCCGCGAGCAGCTGTTGCCGGCGCTGCGCGCGGCCGGCTTCACCGTCGACCATTCCGAGGCCGGGCTGTATCTGTGGGCCACCCGCGGCGAGCCCTGCCGGGACACCCTGGCCTGGCTCGGCGAGCGCGGAATCCTCGTCGCACCGGGGGAGTTCTACGGTCCCCGCGGTCAGCGGCACGTCCGGGTCGCGTTGACCGCGACCGACGAGCGCATCGCCGCCGCGGCCGCACGCCTGACCCCGTAGCGCCCCGTCCCCGTCTCCCTCTCCCCTTTTCGCCCAAACCAAGTTTGGGCGGGAATGTGCGAGTGGTTCGCACCATTTCGTCGATGTCGAGGCGCGCCCGATCGCGGGAGCACAGGTGCCGTGGCCCCGCCGCCCGTCGTCGAGATCGACGAAAAGGTCTCGATGACCCGCACTTTGGCGCCCAAACGTTGGTTTGGGCGAAAGAAGACGGGGGTCAGGGTTCGGTGGCGCGCAGCGCCAGGGAGAGCACCAGGCGGTCGTCGGGGTCCTCCAGCGAGGTCGCCAGCAGCTTCTCCACCCGCCGGATGCGGTAGCGCACGGTGTTGGGGTGCACGTGCAGGCGCGCCGCGATCGCCCCGATGTCGCCGAAGCCGTCGAGGTAGGCCTGCAGCGTGATCGCGAGCATCGGCTCCTCGTCGCGCAACGCGCGCACCCGCGGATCGACGAGCCGCGGTTGGGCGGCCACCTGCGAGACGATCTCGTCGAGCAGCACCGTCGTGCGCGCCTCGTCGACCGTCGTGACCTGACCGATCGCGCCGGGGTGGCGCTGCGCGCTGTCGAACACCCGGTCCACCTCGGCGCGCGCCTGCGCCGCGGCGGCCACCCCAGCCAGCGGGCACGCCGTCACCGCCCGCACCTCGAGATCGAGTTCCCGGCGCAGCGCAGCGACCAGGCCGCGCGCCCAGGACGTCACCGACGCGGCCCCGGTGACCTTCGGCAGCACCACGAACACCCGGTCCCCGGCGCTGACCACCTGCGCGTCGGAGCGAAAAGCAGTCGCGCTCAGGGCGATCACGTCGGCGGGCACCGCACGGTGCAGGCCGCGGAACCCCACCACCGCGGCGCGGGCGTCCAGGGGGACGCCGAGATCGCGGGCCAGCGCCGCCACGTCATCGGCTTCGGCGCCGGCCAGGCCGAGCAGCTGCTGCACCCGGGCGGTGTGCTGCGACGGCGCCGCGGCCAGCCGTGCCATGATGCGCGCCGCCAGCACGGCCCCGCCGCGCAGGATCTCCTCGACGTCGTCGGCCAGCGCGGCCGAACCCTGCTGCAGCCAGATCGTCCCGGCGAAGCCGGACCGGCGCCGGTCGCCGGACGGGAGGTGCACGCCGACCGCCAGCCGCGGTCGCAGCCCCAGCTCGGGCCGCTCGGCGACCCGCACCACCTCCGAGCCGGCGCGCAGCGCGTCGAAGATGCCCCACTGGCCGATCCACTCCAGATGTTCGGGCGGCCCCGAGCGGCCCAGGATCGTCAGCCGGCGCAGCTCGTCGGCCTCCTCGCTGGAAGCCGAATACGCCAGCATGCGGCTGTCGGCGTCCTCGATACACACCATGCCGCGGGTGCGGTCGGCGATGGACTGGGCCAGTCCGAACAGGTCCGTACCCGAATCATGCTGTGGGTCCGCGCGGTCGCCGTGGTGCTCGAAGGCGTGGTTGACGAGGCGGTACAGATGCTCCCAGCGGGCCTGCGGTTCGACGGCGACGACCGCGGCGCCCAACGCCACCGCCCGGGTCACCGCCGGAGTTGTGGGCTCCTTGACGAAGATCGCCGCGGGCCGGCCGGCAAGCCGTTCCAGCCACCCGACCGCCTCGACGTCGGAGACCCCGAGGAGGAAGAACACGTCGGCCGGCCCGGGGCCGACGGCCAGCCCGAGACGCACGTCGTCGGCGTCGACGAGCGCCACCGAGCTGACCGGCATGTCCAGCCCCCGCGGCGCCTCGACGAGCGTCACCATCGTGCGGTCGAGCGCCAGGAGGAGCTGACCCAGGCCCAGGCCCGTCGATGTCGTCGCCATCAGCGCCTCCTGCTCTTGTGTGATCCAACCAACAAGTCTGCCAGGTGTTGTCCGATCGGCCATCGGATAACGCGACCGAAGTGGGCATTGTTAGGCACATGGATGCGATCACCGACGTACCGCTGCCCGCCAACGAGCCCGTCGGGGACTTCGCCCCCGGCTCCCCGGAACGCGCCCGGCTGCTCGACGCACTGACCCGGCTCGCCGCCGACCCGATCGACCTGCCGCACGTCATCGGCGGCCGACACCGCATGGGTGCCGGCGAGCGCATCGACGTGGTGCAGCCGCACAAGCACGCCGCGCGGCTGGGCACGCTGACCAACGCCGACCACGCCGACGCCACCGCCGCCGTCGAGGCGGCGCTCGCCGCCAAGCCCGCATGGGAGGCCACCCCGTTCGACGAGCGCGCCGCGGTGTTCCTGCGCGCGGCCGACCTGCTCGCCGGGCCGTGGCGGGAGAAGATCGCCGCGGCCACGATGCTCGGCCAGTCCAAGTCCGCCTACCAGGCCGAGATCGACTCGCCGTGCGAGCTCGTCGACTTCTGGCGGTTCAATGTCGCGTTCGCCCGGCAGATCCTGGCCGAGCAGCCGGTCAGCGGAAAAGGCGTGTGGAACCGCACGGACCACCGCCCGCTCGAGGGCTTCGTGTACGCGATCACCCCGTTCAACTTCACCGCGATCGCCGGCAACCTGCCCACCGCGCCCGCCCTGATGGGCAACACCGTGGTGTGGAAGCCGTCCCCCACGCAGACGTTTGCGGCCTACCTGACCATGCAGCTGCTCGAGGCGGCCGGCCTGCCGCCGGGCGTCATCAACCTCGTCGCCGGCGACGGCAAGGCGGTGTCCGACGTCGCGCTGGCCGACCCGCGGCTGGCGGGTATCCACTTCACCGGGTCCACGGCGACGTTCCAGCACCTGTGGCGCGAGGTCGGCACCCACATCGACCGCTACGACACCTACCCGCGGCTGGTCGGCGAGACCGGCGGCAAGGACTTCGTCGTCGCCCACGCGTCGGCGCATCCGGACGTCTTGCGCACCGCGCTGATTCGCGGCGCGTTCGACTATCAGGGGCAGAAGTGCTCGGCCGCGTCACGGGCCTACGTCGCACGGTCGGTGTGGCAGAAGATGGGTGACGACTTCCTGGGCGCCACCGACGCGCTGCGCTACGGCGACGTCACCGACCTGACGAACTTCGGGGGCGCGCTGATCGACGACCGGGCGTTCGCCAAGAACGTCGCCGCCATCGAGCGGGCCAAGGGCGCCCCGGGTGTCACGGTGGCCGCCGGCGGCGAATACGACGACAGCGAAGGCTATTTCGTCCGTCCCACCGTGCTGCTGTCCGACGATCCGACCGACGAGGCGTTCTCGACGGAGTACTTCGGGCCGCTGCTGGCTGTGCATGTCTATCCCGACGACGACTACGAGCGCATCCTCGACGTCGTCGACGGCGGGGCGCGCTACGCGCTCACCGGCGCGGTGATCGCCGACGACCGCGCCGCGGTGCTGACCGCGCAGCAGCGACTTCGGCACGCGGCAGGCAACTTCTACGTCAACGACAAGCCGACCGGCGCCGTCGTCGGCCAGCAGCCCTTCGGCGGGTCGCGGGCCTCGGGCACCAACGACAAGGCCGGCTCGCCGCTGAACCTGACGCGGTGGACGTCGGCCCGCTCGATCAAGGAGACCTTCGTGCCCGCCACCCACCACACCTATCCCCACATGGAGGGCTGAGTCATGGGCGTGTTCGGACAGTTCGCGCGGCCGGTCATCCTGGCCGCCGCCAAGCAGGACGGCTTGCGCCGCGCCGCGGAACGCGTGCCGCTGACCCGGCGGGTGGTGCACCGCTTCGTGCCGGGCGAGGGACTCGACGACGTGATGAAAGCGCTTGTCGCACTGCGCGATTCATCCCGGTTGGTGTCGATCGACTATCTCGGTGAGGACGTCACCGACGCCGACGCCGCCGACGCGACGGTGCAGGCCTACCTCGGCCTGCTCGGCGCGCTGGCCGGTCGGGCGGAGGCGGCGGAGCCGAGGGTACGTCCGCTCGAGGTGTCGCTGAAGCTGTCCGCACTGGGGCAGGCGCTGCCGCACGACGGCGAGAAGATCGCGCTGGAGAACGCGCGCACGATCTGCGAAGCCGCGCACCGCGCCGGGGTCTGGGTGACCGTGGACGCCGAGGACCACACCACGACGGACTCGACGCTGTCGATCGTGCGGGATCTGCGGGTCGACTTCGACTGGGTGGGCACCGTGCTGCAGGCCTATCTGAAGCGGACCAAGGCCGACTGCGCGGAGTTCGCGGCGTCGGGGGCCCGGATCCGGCTGTGCAAGGGCGCCTATGACGAGCCGGCGTCGGTGGCGTACCGCGACACCGACCAGATCACCGACTCCTACCTCGGATGTCTGCGCATCCTGATGGCCGGCCGTGGCTACCCGATGGTGGCCTCGCACGACCCGGAGATCATCGCCGCGGTGGCACCGATGGCGCGGGAAAACCACCGCGGCACCGACGAATTCGAATATCAGATGCTCTACGGTATCCGCGACGGCGAACAGCGCCGGCTTGCCGACGAGGGCAACCACGTGCGGGTCTACGTGCCGTTCGGCTCCCAGTGGTACGGCTACTTCGTGCGCCGGCTCGCCGAGCGTCCGGCCAACCTGACGTTCTTCCTACGTGCGCTGACCGAGCGGCGCGGTCACGCCGGATAGGCGGCGACGGGCATCACCACGGTGCCCTTGCAGATGCCGTCGAGGATCTCGGTGCGCCAACTGCCGTACATCGATCCGTCCAGCGTCGGCGCGTAGAACACCAGCGACCGGGCCGGGACGTACTCGCGCGGCACGTCGTCGCCGCGGTAACACTCCCACTGCCAGTTGTAGTTGAACACCCACTGTTTGCCGTCCCACGTGTAACGGCTCGGCTGGGGAATCGTCGGATTGCTCGGCGCCGGACCGTCGTTCGCGGTCGCCACGCAGGTGCCCGCACACGAGGTGCTGAAGGTGTACTGGGCGCGGAAGTCCGGCTCCGGCTGGCGCGCGGCGATGCTGGTGCCCAGCTTGTTCGACGCGAAGGTGATCACCGTGTAGCGCCCGCTCCAGTCCGGTGGCGCCGCCGCGGCGGTGGCGCCGGGGCAGACCCAGGCCGCCGCGACGAACGTGGCAGCCGCCAGTGCACTCCGTCGGGCAGACATGGTCCCTCACAATGGTTCTCCGGTGACCTCTGCAACCTATCCGCCCGCACCGCCGCGGTGCCCCATCGACACGACACCCACGGGCACGGTTGCGTCACGGGTTGGTCTCGTCAGGGCGCGTCAGTGTCCCGCGAGTAGCAGCAGCGTCCAGGCCGCCATCGACTGCGCGTCGGTGATCACACCCGCGCGCATCATCTGTTCGATCTCGGCGCGGCCGAACCACGCGCTGCGCATGTCCTGCTCTTCGTGTTCGCGGTCGTGCGGCCCTTCGGTGATGCCGGTGGCCAGGAACACCCGGCCGCGCTGGCTGCTCATCCCCGGCGCGACGTCGAGCATGCCGAGTTCGACCAGCGACGCCGCGGTCAGCCCAGTCTCCTCGCGGAGTTCGCGGGCCGCCAGCGCGGCCGGTTCGAGATCGGCCCGGTCGGGCGCGGTGCCCTGCGGAAACTCCCAGCGCCGCAACCCCAGCGGATAGCGGAACTGCTCCACCAGATGGAAGCGGTCCCCGTCCCGCGGAATCACCAGCGCATACGTCGGCTTGTCGACCACCGCATAGATCCCGCTGCTGCCGTCGGGCCTGCGGATGTCGTCCTCGCGGATCGTCAACCAGTTGTTCTGGTACACCTGGCGGGAACCGAGCGCCCGGATCGAATCCATCGCATCAGTATGACCGGCGGGTAGCCTCAGTTCTCGTGCTGCTGGCCTCTCTGAACCCCGCGGCCGTCGCCGGGGGCGCGGACATCGACGACGCCGTGCGCATCGACGGCGTGACCCTCAGTCGCAGCGATCTGGTGGGTGCGGCCACATCGGTCGCCGAACGGGTCGGCGGCGCCGCCACGGTCGCCGTGCTGGCCCGCCCGACGCCGGCCACCGTGCTGGCCGTCGTCGGGTGCATGATCGCCGGAGTCCCCGTCGTCCCGGTGCCCGCCGATGTGGGCGCCGCCGAGCGCAGGCACATCCTCACCGACTCCGGCGCCCAGGCGTGGCTGGGCGAACGGCCCGACGACACCGACGGTCTGCCGCACATCCCGGTGCGGCTGCACGCCCGGTCCTGGCACCGCTACGCCGAGCCGCCACCGAACGCCACCGCGCTGATCGTCTACACCTCCGGCACCACCGGCCTGCCCAAGGGCGTGCTGCTCAGTCGCCGGGCGATCGCCGCCGACCTCGACATGCTCGCCGCGGCCTGGCAGTGGACCGCCGAGGACACCCTCGTCCACGGGCTGCCGCTCTACCACGTGCACGGCCTGGTGCTGGGCCTGCTGGGGTCGCTGCGCATCGGCAACCGCTTCGTCCACACCGGTAAGCCCACACCGCAGGACTACGCGCAGGCCGTGTCCGAAGGCGGGTCGCTGGTGTTCGGCGTTCCCACCGTCTGGTCACGGATCGTCGCCGACGGCGACGCCGCCCGGGCGCTGGCGCCGGCCCGGCTGTTGGTCTCGGGTAGCGCACCGCTGCCCGTCCCGGTGTTCGACGGGCTGGCCGCGCTCAGCGGCCACCAGCCGGTGGAACGGTACGGGAGTACCGAAGCGCTGATCACGCTGAGCACGCTGGCCGCAGGTGAACGCCGGCCCGGCTGGGTGGGGCTGCCGCTCAAGGGCGTCACCACCCGGCTGGTCGCCGAGGACGGCACCGCCGTGCCGCACGACGGCGAGAGCATCGGGGCGCTGCACCTGCAGAGCCCGACGCTGTTCGACGGCTATCTCAACCGCCCCGACGCCACCGCCGAGGTGCTCGACGCCGACGGCTGGTACCACACCGGCGATGTCGCGGTGATCGACGCGGGCGGGATGCACCGCATCGTCGGCCGCGCATCGGTCGATCTGATCAAGAGCGGCGGATTCCGGATCGGCGCGGGCGAGATCGAGACGGTGCTCCTCGGTCATGCCGGGGTGGCCGAAGCCGCGGTGATCGGGGCGCCCGACGCCGACCTCGGGCAGCGGATCGTCGCGTTCGTGGTCGGCGACGCCGCCCCCGACGAGCTGATCGACCATGTCGCACAGCAGCTTTCGGTGCACAAGCGACCGCGCGAGGTCCGCGTCGTGGACGCCCTGCCGCGCAACGCGATGGGTAAGGTCTTGAAGAAGGAACTGCTGCAATGGGTCTGAGGTTCTCCGACGTCTGCATCGACGCCCACGACACGCATGCCCTGGCGTCCTGGTGGTCGCGGGTGCTCGGCTGGCCGGCCGAGGACACCGACGACGGCGACGTCGCGCTGCGCGCCCCGGCGGCCGCAGGCCCGGACTGGCTGTTCCTCGCCGTGCCCGAGGAGAAGGTGGTGAAGAACCGGATCCACTTCGACTTCACTCCGGAGGACCAGGATGCCGAGGTCGCCCGCGTGCTCGAGCTCGGTGCGCGTCGGGTCGACATCGGCCAGGGTGACGAGAGCTGGGTGGTGCTCGCCGACCCCGAGGGCAACGAGTTCTGCATCCTGGCGGCCCCCTAGTGAGTCACCTCCTTCCGCGAGCGCGCGTGTCTGCACGCAACACGCCGCGCCACGCCGGCATTTCGCGCGCGCTCGCGGCGATCGGGGGAGCGCTGGCCGTCACGCTGACCGCGTGCGCGCAGTCGCCGGAGGTGATGCTCGCCCAGACGAGCATCGTGCTGCCCCCGCCGCCGCCGGAGCCGGTGACGCCTCCGCCCGGTGACCAGCTGGCGATCGGCCCCGCCGCCGTCGACACCACCGGCGGCTGGCTCCCCGACGGCACCACGCTCTCGCCGTTCGACGTCACCAATCCGATTCTGTCGCAGATCGATCCGGCACTGCTGACCGCCGTGCAGAACGCCGCGCGGGCCGCCGAGGCCGCGGGCATCGGCCTGCGCATCACCTCGGGCTGGCGTTCGAAAGGCTTCCAGCAGCGGCTGTTCGACAATGCGGTGGGCACCTACGGCAGCGTCACGGCGGCCGCGGAGTTCGTGGCCACCCCAGAGGTGTCCAAGCACGTCACCGGTCAGGCCATCGACATCGGACCGCCCGAGGCCGATCAGTGGCTGATTGCCAACGGCAGGCAGTTCGGGCTGTGCCAGATCTACGCGAACGAGATCTGGCACTTCGAACTGGCCGCCGATGCGCAGGGCAACTGCCCGCCGCTGCGGCCCAACGCCGCGGGCTGATCTAGGGCTGAGCGGGAAAAGCGTTGCGGGACAGAGCGGCGACGGCGGTGCCTGCGCCGATCAGCGCGATCGCGACCCACGGCAGCACGCCCAGGCCGGCGGTCCCGAGCAGCGCGGCGCCGAGCGCCGATCCGCCCGCGATCCCCACATTCGATGTGGCGTTGACCCACGCGCCCGCGCGTTCGGGGGACACCGCGTGGGTGCGCACCGCGCACGCCTGATACAGCGACGGCACACCGCCGAACGCGCCGCACCAGATCGCCGTCGCGGCCAGCACGCCCGCCATCACCGGCCACGCGACACCGAGTGCCGCCACCGCGATCAGCTTGGCGCACAAGGTGATCAGTGTCGTCCCGCGCGGGTTGCGGTCCAGCCCCCGGCCCGCGTACCACAGTCCGACCAGACCGCAGGCGCCGCAGCCGAGCAGAATCGGCCCGATGAACGCCGCGTGCACCCCGCTGCCGAGGAGCAGCAGGCTGATGAACGTGTAGGCGGTGAAGTGCCCGACGAACACGAGCATGTTCGACGCGGACACCGCGACCAGCCGGCCGCGACGCCCCGGCTCACGCGCCCCGGTCTGACCGGTGTTGGTCACGCCCGGCAGCACGGCGCCGATCAACGCGAACGCGCCCACGGCCGCGACGGCCAGCACCGCGAACGGCGTCCTCCAGCCGGACGCCGCGCCCAGCGAGGTCAGCAGCGGCACGCCGAGCACCAGGCCGGCCGACACGCCGCACCCGGCGATCGCCAGCGCACGGCCGACGAGCGCCCGGGACACCAGCCGCGGGGTGTACCCGATCAGCAGCGAGAAGAACAGCGCGTGCGTCAGACCGCCGATGGTCCGCCCGGCGGCGACGACGGCGAACGACGGGGCGGCGGCGACGGCGGCGTTGCTGACCGCGTACCCCGCCACGGTGGCCAACAGCAGCGGCTTGCGGGCGAACCGCGAGGTGGCCATCGTCAGCGGAACCGCGAACAGGGCCACCATCACCGCGTACAGCCCGACGAGCAGTCCCGTCGTGGCGTCCGACACCCCGAACGCCGCACCGAGGTCGGGCAGCAGGCCCACCGGGAGCATCTCGGTCGTGACCGCCAGACACGATGCCAGCGCCAGCGAGAGCAGAGCGGGCAGAGCGTCGCGAAGTCCGCGCGTCGCGGCCTGATCGGTGGTCACACTCACGCATCATGAATATACTCAACCACCGAGTTTAAACAAAAGGAATACTCCTCCATGGTCTCTCCGCAGTCCGGACGGCTCC
This window contains:
- a CDS encoding MFS transporter is translated as MSVTTDQAATRGLRDALPALLSLALASCLAVTTEMLPVGLLPDLGAAFGVSDATTGLLVGLYAVMVALFAVPLTMATSRFARKPLLLATVAGYAVSNAAVAAAPSFAVVAAGRTIGGLTHALFFSLLIGYTPRLVSRALVGRALAIAGCGVSAGLVLGVPLLTSLGAASGWRTPFAVLAVAAVGAFALIGAVLPGVTNTGQTGAREPGRRGRLVAVSASNMLVFVGHFTAYTFISLLLLGSGVHAAFIGPILLGCGACGLVGLWYAGRGLDRNPRGTTLITLCAKLIAVAALGVAWPVMAGVLAATAIWCGAFGGVPSLYQACAVRTHAVSPERAGAWVNATSNVGIAGGSALGAALLGTAGLGVLPWVAIALIGAGTAVAALSRNAFPAQP
- the dapC gene encoding succinyldiaminopimelate transaminase; protein product: MFPWDTLADVTTAARAHPDGLVDLSVGTPVDPVAPVIREALAAASAAPGYPTTAGTSALREAAVAALARRYGVTGLAPGAVLPAIGTKELIAWLPTLLGLGAADTVVVPELAYPTYEVGALLAGAAVVRADSLTQLGPSAPALLYLNSPSNPTGKVLGVEHLRKVVGWARERGVLVASDECYLGLGWDTAPLSVLHPDVCDGDHTGLLALHSLSKTSSLAGYRAGFVAGDAAVVAELLAVRKHAGMMMPTPVQAAMVAALDDDEHEREQRARYARRREQLLPALRAAGFTVDHSEAGLYLWATRGEPCRDTLAWLGERGILVAPGEFYGPRGQRHVRVALTATDERIAAAAARLTP
- the fdxA gene encoding ferredoxin gives rise to the protein MTYTIAEPCVDVKDKACIEECPVDCIYEGARMLYIHPDECVDCGACEPVCPVEAIYYEDDVPDQWSSYTQINADFFSELGSPGGASKVGQTDNDPQVIKDLPPQGED
- a CDS encoding proline dehydrogenase family protein; this encodes MGVFGQFARPVILAAAKQDGLRRAAERVPLTRRVVHRFVPGEGLDDVMKALVALRDSSRLVSIDYLGEDVTDADAADATVQAYLGLLGALAGRAEAAEPRVRPLEVSLKLSALGQALPHDGEKIALENARTICEAAHRAGVWVTVDAEDHTTTDSTLSIVRDLRVDFDWVGTVLQAYLKRTKADCAEFAASGARIRLCKGAYDEPASVAYRDTDQITDSYLGCLRILMAGRGYPMVASHDPEIIAAVAPMARENHRGTDEFEYQMLYGIRDGEQRRLADEGNHVRVYVPFGSQWYGYFVRRLAERPANLTFFLRALTERRGHAG
- a CDS encoding PucR family transcriptional regulator, which produces MATTSTGLGLGQLLLALDRTMVTLVEAPRGLDMPVSSVALVDADDVRLGLAVGPGPADVFFLLGVSDVEAVGWLERLAGRPAAIFVKEPTTPAVTRAVALGAAVVAVEPQARWEHLYRLVNHAFEHHGDRADPQHDSGTDLFGLAQSIADRTRGMVCIEDADSRMLAYSASSEEADELRRLTILGRSGPPEHLEWIGQWGIFDALRAGSEVVRVAERPELGLRPRLAVGVHLPSGDRRRSGFAGTIWLQQGSAALADDVEEILRGGAVLAARIMARLAAAPSQHTARVQQLLGLAGAEADDVAALARDLGVPLDARAAVVGFRGLHRAVPADVIALSATAFRSDAQVVSAGDRVFVVLPKVTGAASVTSWARGLVAALRRELDLEVRAVTACPLAGVAAAAQARAEVDRVFDSAQRHPGAIGQVTTVDEARTTVLLDEIVSQVAAQPRLVDPRVRALRDEEPMLAITLQAYLDGFGDIGAIAARLHVHPNTVRYRIRRVEKLLATSLEDPDDRLVLSLALRATEP
- the pruA gene encoding L-glutamate gamma-semialdehyde dehydrogenase; the encoded protein is MDAITDVPLPANEPVGDFAPGSPERARLLDALTRLAADPIDLPHVIGGRHRMGAGERIDVVQPHKHAARLGTLTNADHADATAAVEAALAAKPAWEATPFDERAAVFLRAADLLAGPWREKIAAATMLGQSKSAYQAEIDSPCELVDFWRFNVAFARQILAEQPVSGKGVWNRTDHRPLEGFVYAITPFNFTAIAGNLPTAPALMGNTVVWKPSPTQTFAAYLTMQLLEAAGLPPGVINLVAGDGKAVSDVALADPRLAGIHFTGSTATFQHLWREVGTHIDRYDTYPRLVGETGGKDFVVAHASAHPDVLRTALIRGAFDYQGQKCSAASRAYVARSVWQKMGDDFLGATDALRYGDVTDLTNFGGALIDDRAFAKNVAAIERAKGAPGVTVAAGGEYDDSEGYFVRPTVLLSDDPTDEAFSTEYFGPLLAVHVYPDDDYERILDVVDGGARYALTGAVIADDRAAVLTAQQRLRHAAGNFYVNDKPTGAVVGQQPFGGSRASGTNDKAGSPLNLTRWTSARSIKETFVPATHHTYPHMEG
- a CDS encoding acyl-CoA synthetase, translating into MLLASLNPAAVAGGADIDDAVRIDGVTLSRSDLVGAATSVAERVGGAATVAVLARPTPATVLAVVGCMIAGVPVVPVPADVGAAERRHILTDSGAQAWLGERPDDTDGLPHIPVRLHARSWHRYAEPPPNATALIVYTSGTTGLPKGVLLSRRAIAADLDMLAAAWQWTAEDTLVHGLPLYHVHGLVLGLLGSLRIGNRFVHTGKPTPQDYAQAVSEGGSLVFGVPTVWSRIVADGDAARALAPARLLVSGSAPLPVPVFDGLAALSGHQPVERYGSTEALITLSTLAAGERRPGWVGLPLKGVTTRLVAEDGTAVPHDGESIGALHLQSPTLFDGYLNRPDATAEVLDADGWYHTGDVAVIDAGGMHRIVGRASVDLIKSGGFRIGAGEIETVLLGHAGVAEAAVIGAPDADLGQRIVAFVVGDAAPDELIDHVAQQLSVHKRPREVRVVDALPRNAMGKVLKKELLQWV
- a CDS encoding NUDIX domain-containing protein, with the protein product MDSIRALGSRQVYQNNWLTIREDDIRRPDGSSGIYAVVDKPTYALVIPRDGDRFHLVEQFRYPLGLRRWEFPQGTAPDRADLEPAALAARELREETGLTAASLVELGMLDVAPGMSSQRGRVFLATGITEGPHDREHEEQDMRSAWFGRAEIEQMMRAGVITDAQSMAAWTLLLLAGH
- a CDS encoding Rv2253 family sensor-like surface protein; amino-acid sequence: MSARRSALAAATFVAAAWVCPGATAAAAPPDWSGRYTVITFASNKLGTSIAARQPEPDFRAQYTFSTSCAGTCVATANDGPAPSNPTIPQPSRYTWDGKQWVFNYNWQWECYRGDDVPREYVPARSLVFYAPTLDGSMYGSWRTEILDGICKGTVVMPVAAYPA
- a CDS encoding M15 family metallopeptidase, with amino-acid sequence MLAQTSIVLPPPPPEPVTPPPGDQLAIGPAAVDTTGGWLPDGTTLSPFDVTNPILSQIDPALLTAVQNAARAAEAAGIGLRITSGWRSKGFQQRLFDNAVGTYGSVTAAAEFVATPEVSKHVTGQAIDIGPPEADQWLIANGRQFGLCQIYANEIWHFELAADAQGNCPPLRPNAAG
- a CDS encoding VOC family protein, whose amino-acid sequence is MGLRFSDVCIDAHDTHALASWWSRVLGWPAEDTDDGDVALRAPAAAGPDWLFLAVPEEKVVKNRIHFDFTPEDQDAEVARVLELGARRVDIGQGDESWVVLADPEGNEFCILAAP